The nucleotide sequence AATTGAATGGGTTGTTAATCAGTTAATTATATTTTTTATTAAATAATTACGAACCGTTTGAATTGCTGAAATATGGGAATTTGGCAAAGCACAAAAAGGAGATTATTTCGTTGGCACTTGATTCCCCCCCACCAATGGAGGAAAACAGCCATTGTACTTGTGGCCGCCATATTTGGGCTTGGAATATATTTGATAAAATTGAGTAATGCTGCTTCCTACTTATCTGATGATCCCCAGGCCTGCGTCAATTGCCATTTGATGACACCGCAGTACCTCACTTGGTCGAACAGTTCGCATAGGGAAGTGGCCCATTGCAATGACTGCCATGTTCCCCATGATAATGTGTTTAATAAATATTTCTTTAAGGCAAAGGATGGTTTATATCATGCTTCTATATTCACGCTTCG is from Echinicola marina and encodes:
- the nrfH gene encoding cytochrome c nitrite reductase small subunit; translation: MGIWQSTKRRLFRWHLIPPHQWRKTAIVLVAAIFGLGIYLIKLSNAASYLSDDPQACVNCHLMTPQYLTWSNSSHREVAHCNDCHVPHDNVFNKYFFKAKDGLYHASIFTLRKEPEVIRALAPSQAVIQSNCIRCHETQVTDVKTAAFVVHHKKNRTDRTCWECHRDVPHGKVKSLSSVGYQIEPIKAHAPSDPEIIPSWLKASMEEKKNQDK